The genome window CCTCGTACACCTCGCTCATCGGCGTCTGGCACGGCGTGAGCCTGATGTTCGCGGACTTCGTGGCGCGCTTCCGCCGCAAGGGGGAGACGGCGGGCGCGGCGGCGGCCGGCGGCGAGGCGGTCGCCTCCGGCCGCCACGAGAAGTCCTGGCCGTTCCGCGCGTATCTGCTCTGGCTGACCTTCCCGCCCATCGTGCTGCTCTTCCAGGGCCAGCCGTTCCGTCTGATCATCCTCTACGGCGTCCTCGGCGCGGCCTTCCTCCCGTTCCTGGCCGCCACCCTCCTCTGGCTCCTCAACTCCTCCCGCACACCCCGCGAATGGCGCAACGGCCTCATCAGCAACGGGATGCTCGCCCTCGCGGGCCTTCTCTTCCTGGTCCTGGCCGTGAAGCAGATCTGGGACCAGCCGTGGGCGGACTTCTTCTGACCCCACGGACACCCCCACCCCCACCCCCACCCCCACCGCACGGGCGCGGTCAGGAGGCGTCGAGCGTCTTCCACTTCCCGCTGGTGGCGATCTCCCTCAGCTGCGCCATGGTGAGCGCGGGGGTCTCGCGGGTCGCGGCCGTGTGCTGGGCGCCGGAGTTGAAGGCGCTGATCACGACCCGCAGCCCGTCCGTGCGGAGCGTGTCCACGGTCCACATGACGCCCCCCTCGCCGCCCTTCTCCCCGGGGCCCTGCCGCGTGACGACCTTCGTGCCGTCGGGCAGGGTCTCGGCGTCGGAGCCGAACAGCGAGTCCGCGACGTCCGCCATGCCCGGCTGCACATTGACCTGCACCAGGCTCTTCCCCTTGCCGTCGTCGACGACGACGTAGGCGAAGTCCGGCTCCGGCTCCGGCTCCTCCTCCTTGCCGACGATCTCGACACTCTCGGGGAGGAGGCCGGTGAGCGTCTGCCGGATCGCTTCGCCGCTGACCAGCGGGGGTGCGGCGGGGTCGTCCGGCCGCTCCGTCGACGAGCTCTCCTTGTCCGCCCGATCCTCCTTCTCCGCCGCCTCCGGAATGGCGTCGACAACCTCCTGCCACTCCGAGGCGGTGACGATCGCCCTCAGATACGCGGTGGGCAGCGGCGGTTCGGCACGAGTGACCGGCGCGTCCTTCTGCGCCGCGGCGTTCCATTCCATGACGCCGACTTCGAACCCCTCCGGGTCGACCACCTGCGCGTACCAGTACTTGGTGTCCACGCGGCGGTCCGGGTACTCGTACCCCTCGAACAGCATCAGCCGTGAGCCGTCCGGCCGGGTGATCTCCTCGCAGGAGTCGTACGCGACCGTCTCCTTGTCCGGGCACTTCGTCAGCTGCCGGGCGTGCTCGCTGTCGGGGTCGATCCGCCCGAGCCCGAGCTCCACGGCCGCCGCGCCCTTGCCGTCGTCGTACACGACATGTGCGGAGGGCCCCGTCTCCGTGTCCGTGCCATGCGCCGACTCCTCGCTGAACCTCCCCTTCGGCATCAGGTCCTTGAGCCGCTGGACCATCTCGGCGCCGGACACCTCGCCGTCGTCGTCCCTGACCGTCTCCCCACCGGACCGCTCCGCCGCGACGGACTGCTTCCCGCCCCCGCCGCCGCCCCCGGGCAGCAGCAGGGCCCCGCCCACGCCCACGAGCGCGATCCCGGCGACCCCGCCCAACATCGCGGCGCGGCGGCGGAACAGCATCCGCCGACCGCGTACGGTCCCGCCGCCGACCATCGCGCCTCCATCGGTCTCGAAGGTGCCGCCGGCCCGGCGCAGGGCGTCGCCGAGCCGGCTCTCGAACGGGTCTTCGTGCTGGTCAAGGGGCATGACGAACCACCGTTTCCGCGAGTGGAGGGGAACTGTGTCTGTGGAGTGCCGAGGGCCGGGGGAGGGCGCCGGGGGGAGGCTCAGGGGGTGGCGTACTCACCGATGCCGTCCCCGAGCAGGACGCGCAGCCGGGCGAGGGCGCGGACGCACCGGGTGCGGACCGCCGCCGAGGAGGCGTTCATCGCCGCGGCGGTCTCCTCGACGGACCGGTCCTCCCAGTAGCGCAGGACGATCACGGCCCGGTCCTTGGGCGGCAGTTGGCCCAGCGCCTCGACGAGGGTGAGCCGCAGGGACGAGTCGGTGCCGGGCGCGGCGGGCACGTCCGGGAACACGTCGGTGGTCCGCTCCCGGCTGCTGAGCCGCCGCCGATGGGCGAGGAAGGTCCTGGTCAGCACGGTCTGCGCGTACCCGGCGGGGTTGTCCGCCCGCCGCACCCGCCCCCACTTCACATACAACCGGCCGAGCGTCTCCTGCACGAGGTCCTCGGCGAGATGGGTGTCCCCGCCGGTGAGCAGACACGCGGACCGGTACAGATGCCCCGCGCGGGCCGCCGCGAACTCCTGGTATCCGTCCGCGCGGACTTGTCTCATCTCCGGCTCCCCCTGAACGAGCTCGTGCGGGGCGTGGCCTTTTCTCTTCCCGCTCGCCCCTCACTCCTTTGACGCGGTGGCACCCGGGGAATGTTTCACGGAAGGGGGAGGGATACCGTGCCGGGGAGTCACACCTACGGGGCAGAGGGACGTACCGCCATGGACCAGCCTGAGCAGGGCCACCAGCCACCACCGCCACCCGGCACACCACCGGGCGGCCCCCAGGGCTTCGGCCCCCCGCCCCCGCCGTACGCACCACAGGCCCCCTACGCGTACCCCCACCCCCAGCCCCACCCGTACGCCCGGCCCCACCCGCACCCCTACGCCCAGCCGCAGGCGGGGCCGACTCCGGTCCAGGGCCCGGAGTTCCTGGCCGTCGACCGCCGCAACTCGGTCGTCGTCGACATCAACGGGGTCGCCTTCGAGGACCACGGCGTCTCCGTCGACTTCTCCTGGGAGGAGATCCGCAGCGTCCACTACAAGGCCAGCGGCAACGGCAAGGCGCTCATGGTCGCCGTCATCCACCTCGACGGCGGCTTCTTCGAGTGCGCGGTCGAGGCGAAGCCCCGCGAGCGCCTCCACCAGTGGTTCGCGCATCTGGCCCAGGTGCTGGGCCACTACCGCCCGATGGGCTGAGGGCGAGCGGGCGGGGCGGGCACCCGCGGGGTCGGGTCAGCGCAGGGAGGCGAAGAACTCCCGTACGTCCCCGGCCAGTAGGTCCGGGACCTCCAGGGCCGCGAAGTGGCCGCCGCGGTCGAACTCCGTCCAGCGCGCGAGGGTGTTGGCCCGCTCGGCCCAGCGGCGGATCGACACGTCCTCGCCGAAGTTGGCCACGGCGGTCGGCACCCCGGAGGTCGCCACCGGGAACCAGTCGACGACATGGCTGTTCTCGTAGTACATCCGGGCCGCGGAACCGGCCGTACCGGTCAGCCAGTACAGCATCACGTTGGTGAGCAGCGTGTCCCGGTCGACCGCGTCCTCCGGCAGCGCGGCCGAGGAGTGCGTCCACGCCTGGAACTTCTCCATGATCCAGGCGAGCTGGCCGACGGGGGAGTCCGTGAGGCCGTAGGACAGGGTCTGCGGGCGGGTCGACTGGAGGGCGTTGTAGCCGAAGCCGTCCGTGGTGAACTCGGCGATGTCGGCCAGGCTCCGCAGCTCCCGGTCGGTGAGGCCCTCCCGCTCGGCGTCGTCCACCGGGCCGAGCGGGATGAAGCCGACCGACGCGGCGTTCACATGCACGCCGACCACCGACTCCGGGGCGACCCGGGCCAGCGCGGGGGAGATCAGCGCGCCGAGGTCGCCGCCCTGGGCGCCGTACCGCTCGTAGCCGAGCCGGCGCATCAGCTCCGCCCAGGCGCGGGCGACACGGGAGACGTTCCAGCCCCGCTCGCGGGTCGGCCCGGAGAAACCGAAGCCGGGGATGGACGGGATCACCAGATGGAAGTCGCTCAGGCGGTCGATCACCCCGAGGAACTCCACGATCGAGCCCGGCCAGCCGTGCGTGAGGATCAGCGGCAGCGCGTCCGGCGCGGACGAGCGCACCTGCAGGAAGTGCACCCGCGCGCCGTCGATCTCCGTGACGTACTGCGGGATCTCGTTGAGGGCGGCCTCGTGCTTCCGCCAGTCGTAGGCGCCACGCCAGAACGTGGCGAGGTCACGGAGATACGGCAGGGAGGCGCCGTACGCCCAGTCCGCGTCCGGAAGCTCGTCCGGCCAGCGGGTGAGGTCCAGCCGGGTGCGCAGATCGTCCAGCTGGGCCTGAGGAATGTCGATCCGGTGGCTGCGCACGCTGTTGTCTGTCATGAGTCCAAGGTAGGAAGGCTTGCGGACAACCCGTGTCCGCAAGGACCGGCGTTTTGCACCGATGCTCACGCGTACCGCTCCCGCCGGACAAGCCTTTCGATCCTGCTCGAAAGGCGTTGACCGACACCCCGGACCCCCCACGCCTCCCCTCGCCGCCGCCTACGGCAGCCCGTGCACGTGCGGCCCCACCGCGTTCGACCACGCGTTGCCCGCGGTGGCGTCCCAGTTGGTCGACCAGGTCATCGCGCCCCGCAGATCGGGGTACGTCCGCGGCGGCATGAAGGAGCCGCAGTTCGTGCCCCGGGCCAGACAGTCGAGCGCGTTGTTCACCACGCTCGGCGACACGTACCCGCTGCCCGCGCCCCGCGGCGAGGCCGGCAGCCCCAGCCCCACCTGGGACGGGTCGAGCCCGTTCTCCAGCTGGACGCAGGCGAGGGCGGTGAGGAAGTCCACCGACCCCTGGCTGTAGACCTTGCCGTCGCAGCCCAGCATGGAACCGCTGTTGTAGTACTGCATGTTGACGACGGTCAGGATGTCCTTGATGTTCAGCGCCGTCCGGAAGTACGCGTTCGACGTCGACTGCATGTCGATGGTCTGCGGCGCCATGGTGATGATCAGCGAGGGGCCCGCCTTCGCCGACAACGCCCGCAACGCCTGTGTCATATAGGTGGCGTTCAGCCCGTTCTCCAGATCGATGTCGACGCCGTCGAAGCCGTACGTCCGCATCAGCGCGTACACCGAGTTCGCGAAGTTCGTCGCGGAGGCCGCGTCGTCGACGGCGACCGTGCCGCGCTCACCGCCGACCGACACGATGACCTTCTTGCCGGCCGCCTGCTTGGCCCGGACGTCCGCCTTGAACCGGTCGACGGTGTAGCCGCCGAGCCCCGCCGAGTCGAGGGTGAAGTCGACCGCGCCCGGTGCGGCTGTGGCGTCCGCGAAGGCGACGGCGATGATGTCGTACTGGGACTGGACATCGGCGAGCCGCCGCACCGCCGCCCCGTTGTTGAAATTCTGCCAGTACCCGGTCACCGCGTGCCTGGGCACACCCGTGCCGCCGCCCGGAGTCGCCGTCGTCGTCCCCGTCACGGTCGCCGAACGGCCGGACTCCCCGGCCGAGTTGGTCGCCGTCACCTGGAAGCCGTACGAGGTGGAGGCGGCGAGCCCGGTCACGGTCGCCGAGGTGCCGGTGACCGACTGGACCCGCGTACCGCCCCGGTGGACGTGGTACCCCGAGGCGCCCGACACCGGGTTCCAGGCCAGCGACACCGACGAGGACGTGGTGCCCGACACCGTCACCCCGGCCGGTGCGGACGGGACCGTGGGCGGCTGGTCGCCGCCCCCGCCGCCGTCGGGACCGAACACGGACACATCGTCGACGAAGTACGCGGCCTGCCCGTACCAGCCGTGCGTGTACACCGTCACCGAGGTCGTCGAGGCGCCCGTGCCGAAGGTCGTCGACAGTTGTCTCCAACTCGCCGCGTCCGGTGTCCAGGTGGACACGTCCGTCGTACCGGTGCCGGTCACGCCCAGATACGCGTACCCGCCCCGCACCCAGGCGCTGAGCGTGTACGTCGCGTCGGGCCTGACCGCCACGGTCTGGGCGCAGCGGGCGTTGTCCTGCCCCGCCGGCCCGGCCCGCAGCGCGGACGCGCCGCCGTGCACGGGGGAGGAGACGGTCTCGCCGCTGCCCGCCGAGCAGTTCCAGTCGCTGAGCCCCGACTCGAATCCGGCGTTCCTGGCGTTGTCGATGTCCGCGGCGGAGGCCTGTCCGGCGCCGACGAGGGTGAGACCGAGGGAGAGGGTGAGGGCACCGGAGGCCAAGCCCCAGGACCGGACCCACCGCATCCGTATGCGACTTCCGTGTCTGTTCCTGTCCCTGTTCCTGTGTCTGAACATGCTCCGTACGTTGGTCCAGACCAATCCGGTTGTCAATACTCGCGCACGGGGCCCGTTCGCCCGTAAGGGTGGCCCAACACCCGCCCCCGCCTGTCGAGTTGAGGCATATGCGTCTCACTCTGTGTGGATACGGCCCGTACCTTCCGTGAGTTGATCAAGGGGATCCAGTGTTGATCGGGCCATGCCGTGGATATGGTGCTGATGCAAGACGATGCAGGAGGGACGTCGAGGGAGACGCAGCGTGCCGACCGCGATAGCCGTCACCAGTTCCGGTCTGGTGCTCCCGCCGCACGACCGGCAGACCCCGCCCGCAGTCGTACAGCCGCAGAAGACCCTTGAGGCCTCCCTGTTCGGCATGCACGCGCTCATCGAGCAGCACGGCTATGTCATCGTCCTCCACTCGACCTCCGACGAGACGGTCGTCGCCCGCCGGCTGCACACCGTCCGCTCGGTGCTGGAGAGCGACCGCATCGCCCTGCTCGGCGTGGACCTGCCGCCGCTCGGCCTCGCCCTGCTCGCCCAGCAACTGCGCCAGCTGTCGGTGTGCGACTTCAGCCCCGGGGTGCTCGCCTCCTCCGTACGCCTCCTCGCGCACTACATCTACGCCGGCGCGCTCCTCGGCTCCGTCACCAAGCTCGACCGGGTGCCGGTCACCCTCACGTCGCACGCCAAGTCATGGCTACCGGGCGCCCAGTTCGCCGTACTGGCCAACCCCCGGCCCCAGCTCGTCCGCCTCAACGTCGCCGACCAGGAGCCCCTGGCCGGGCCCGAGTTCGGCACCCGGCTGCTCGTCGCACAGGGACCGCAGCCGCCGTCCGACTGGGTCACCGCGACGCTCGCTCCCGCCTGGCAGGTGCAGGGCTCGCTGCCGGTGCCGCTGCCCGAGGGGTCCACGCGCTGGTGGGGGACCGGCAAGCTCGTCGAGTTCGCCGCCGGCCTCTCCGACGTCTCCGTGCTCTACCAGCTCGTGTCGTCCGTCCGTCGCGAGACCTGCCACTGGTGCGGCCTCGAACTCATCGGCGACCGCTGCGGGTTCTGCGCGGCCCCTTTACGGGAACCGGAATCCCCACCCGTGCGCGCACTGCCGCGGGGGGCCACATGACAGCCGTACGACAACTGAACAGGCCGTAGGCC of Streptomyces phaeolivaceus contains these proteins:
- a CDS encoding chitinase; this encodes MRWVRSWGLASGALTLSLGLTLVGAGQASAADIDNARNAGFESGLSDWNCSAGSGETVSSPVHGGASALRAGPAGQDNARCAQTVAVRPDATYTLSAWVRGGYAYLGVTGTGTTDVSTWTPDAASWRQLSTTFGTGASTTSVTVYTHGWYGQAAYFVDDVSVFGPDGGGGGDQPPTVPSAPAGVTVSGTTSSSVSLAWNPVSGASGYHVHRGGTRVQSVTGTSATVTGLAASTSYGFQVTATNSAGESGRSATVTGTTTATPGGGTGVPRHAVTGYWQNFNNGAAVRRLADVQSQYDIIAVAFADATAAPGAVDFTLDSAGLGGYTVDRFKADVRAKQAAGKKVIVSVGGERGTVAVDDAASATNFANSVYALMRTYGFDGVDIDLENGLNATYMTQALRALSAKAGPSLIITMAPQTIDMQSTSNAYFRTALNIKDILTVVNMQYYNSGSMLGCDGKVYSQGSVDFLTALACVQLENGLDPSQVGLGLPASPRGAGSGYVSPSVVNNALDCLARGTNCGSFMPPRTYPDLRGAMTWSTNWDATAGNAWSNAVGPHVHGLP
- a CDS encoding SigE family RNA polymerase sigma factor, yielding MRQVRADGYQEFAAARAGHLYRSACLLTGGDTHLAEDLVQETLGRLYVKWGRVRRADNPAGYAQTVLTRTFLAHRRRLSSRERTTDVFPDVPAAPGTDSSLRLTLVEALGQLPPKDRAVIVLRYWEDRSVEETAAAMNASSAAVRTRCVRALARLRVLLGDGIGEYATP
- a CDS encoding epoxide hydrolase family protein, which translates into the protein MTDNSVRSHRIDIPQAQLDDLRTRLDLTRWPDELPDADWAYGASLPYLRDLATFWRGAYDWRKHEAALNEIPQYVTEIDGARVHFLQVRSSAPDALPLILTHGWPGSIVEFLGVIDRLSDFHLVIPSIPGFGFSGPTRERGWNVSRVARAWAELMRRLGYERYGAQGGDLGALISPALARVAPESVVGVHVNAASVGFIPLGPVDDAEREGLTDRELRSLADIAEFTTDGFGYNALQSTRPQTLSYGLTDSPVGQLAWIMEKFQAWTHSSAALPEDAVDRDTLLTNVMLYWLTGTAGSAARMYYENSHVVDWFPVATSGVPTAVANFGEDVSIRRWAERANTLARWTEFDRGGHFAALEVPDLLAGDVREFFASLR